The following coding sequences lie in one Spinacia oleracea cultivar Varoflay chromosome 1, BTI_SOV_V1, whole genome shotgun sequence genomic window:
- the LOC110791578 gene encoding DNA-directed RNA polymerase I subunit 2 produces the protein MAHSKMEKEPNFEALKEQFQHHIDSFDHLLESGLETMMSSIKPVSVHNPTTGDTLQISIEHPELYPPLKDNRGMAKPLLPYECRQAKVSYSGKLKADVCFQYNKGAVVRDSFNFGQFPVMLKSKICHLRNASPGKLVSNKEEPAEMGGFFILNGIERIIRLLIMQKRNYPMSMVRSSFRARREGYSDKAVAIRCVREDQSALTVRLYYLNNGSARLGFGIQGREFLLPVGILLKALIEATDHEIYVALTCSYNEQYEGVEGAVGTQLVGERAKIILDELHGLSLLTRRQCLEHIGQCFQPVMEGLENESSVVVGDSVLNDFIFVHLGTNNHDKFNLLIFMLQKLFSLVDQTSVPDNPDALQNQEVLQAGQLISIYLKDKLQEWLYKSRKILNDEISQKGEKFDFSSLGDVKKLLNKNPSTQIGTAIENLLKTGRSASSSSLDLQQKAGFAVQADRLNFLRFLSNFRAVHRGAAFVGARTTTVRKLLPESWGFLCPVHTPDGGPCGLLNHLTCTCRITSFFDHRGEIKNFVTMRSSIIEVLVRMGMKSSLPKLVQAGPPKVLPVLLDGRVIGSIPSGQVEIVVKHLRRLKLSSATAVPSDLEVGYVPMSFGGAYPGLFLFTNPSRFIRPVKNISIPSEDSNDVELIGPFEQVYLEIRCPDGGDGGRRENISATHEEIHPTGILSVIANLTPWSNHNQSPRNMYQCQMAKQTMGFSAQAIKFRTDQKAYHLQTPQSPIVRTRSYTKYCVDEYPSGTNAIVAVLAYTGYDMEDAMILNKSSVDRGMCHAQIYQTETIDLAEESSRSDRSSKTFRRSTVDQSSHSLIDVDGLPYVGQMIHPEQPYCSVYNSTSGTIFTQKMKGSEASYVDYVGIDGKNKKELQKVNIRFRRPRNPIIGDKFSSRHGQKGVCSRLWPDIDMPFSHNTGMRPDLIINPHAFPSRMTIAMLLESIAAKGGSLHGKFVDATPFEESLKGADGEHGSESSSLVDELGSMLTAHGFDKYGTEVLYSGVYGTELTCEIFIGPVYYQRLRHMVSDKFQVRSTGKVDPMTRQPIKGRKFGGGVRFGEMERDAMLAHGASYLLHDRLHKSSDYHIADVCSLCGSLLSATIIEPHKQVVQKINGLPPARAPKKVYCHSCKTSKGMETVAMPYIFRYLAAEMAAMNIKMTLKLSKGAGA, from the exons ATGGCACACTCAAAAATGGAGAAGGAGCCAAATTTTGAAGCTTTGAAGGAGCAATTTCAACATCATATTGACTCCTTTGATCATCTGTTAGAAAGTGGTTTAGAAACCATGATGAGCAGTATTAAGCCTGTTTCAGTTCATAACCCCACCACCGGAGATACACTTCAAA TTTCTATCGAGCATCCGGAGTTGTATCCTCCTCTTAAGGATAATAGGGGAATGGCTAAGCCTTTACTTCCATATGAG TGTCGTCAAGCGAAGGTATCATATTCCGGGAAGTTGAAGGCTGATGTTTGCTTTCAGTATAATAAAGGAGCTGTTGTTAGGGACAGTTTTAATTTCGGGCAGTTTCCTGTGATGTTGAAG TCCAAGATCTGCCATCTGAGAAATGCATCCCCTGGAAAATTGGTTTCTAACAAAGAGGAGCCAGCAGAGATGGGAGG GTTTTTCATCTTAAATGGAATTGAGAGGATCATTCGACTACTAATAATGCAAAAACGGAACTAT CCAATGAGCATGGTTCGTAGTTCATTTCGTGCCCGTAGAGAAGGTTATAGTGATAAAGCAGTTGCCATAAG ATGTGTTAGAGAAGACCAGTCCGCTCTTACCGTGAGACTATATTATCTAAATAATGGTAGTGCTAGACTTGGATTCGG GATACAGGGGAGAGAGTTCTTGCTCCCTGTGGGAATTCTTCTGAAG GCACTTATTGAGGCAACTGATCATGAAATTTATGTGGCACTGACATGTTCCTACAATGAACAATATGAGGGAGTTGAAGGTGCCGTCGGCACACAACTTGTTGGCGAAAGAGCAAAAATCATTCTTGATGAGCTGCATGGATTATCACTTTTGACACGTCGCCAATGTCTTGAGCATATTG gACAGTGCTTTCAACCTGTCATGGAAGGGCTAGAAAATGAGAGCTCTGTAGTT GTTGGGGACTCTGTGCTCAACGATTTTATTTTTGTCCACCTTGGAACCAATAACCATGACAAGTTTAATCTTCTAAT ATTCATGTTGCAGAAACTCTTTTCATTGGTAGATCAGACATCTGTTCCAGACAATCCGGATGCACTGCAAAATCAAGAAGTTTTGCAAGCTGgtcaattaatttccatttattTGAAG GATAAACTACAGGAATGGCTTTATAAATCGAGGAAAATTCTTAATGATGAAATAAGCCAAAAAGGCGAAAAGTTTGATTTCAGCAGCT TAGGCGATGTCAAGAAGCTGTTAAACAAAAATCCCTCCACACAAATAGGTACTGCCATCGAGAATTTGCTGAAAACGGGAAGATCGGCTTCATCGTCAAGCCTTGACTTGCAGCAG AAAGCAGGCTTTGCTGTTCAGGCTGATAGGCTTAACTTCCTGCGCTTTCTTTCGAACTTCCGAGCTGTTCACCGAGGTGCTGCTTTTGTTGGGGCTCGTACGACTACTGTGCGAAAGCTGCTTCCTGA GTCTTGGGGTTTTCTATGTCCGGTGCACACACCTGATGGAGGGCCTTGTGGATTGCTGAATCACTTGACATGTACATGTA GAATTACATCTTTCTTTGACCACCGTGGAGAAATAAAAAACTTTGTCACAATGAGATCGTCTATCATTGAAGTATTGGTGAGGATGGGAATGAAGTCCTCATTGCCAAAGCTTGTCCAAGCTGGTCCTCCTAAAGTTCTTCCTGTCCTCCTTGATGGACGAGTAATTGGGTCTATACCGTCTGGTCAAGTTGAAATTGTTGTCAAACACTTGCGGAGATTGAAGCTGTCATCAGCAACAGCG GTTCCTAGCGATTTGGAAGTGGGTTACGTTCCAATGAGCTTTGGTGGAGCTTATCCTGGATTGTTTTTATTTACTAATCCTTCTAGGTTTATTCGTCCAGTTAAAAATATTTCTATTCCTTCTGAAGACAGTAATGATGTTGAACTAATTGGCCCATTTGAACAG gTATACTTGGAAATCCGATGTCCCGATGGTGGAGACGGAGGGAGACGAGAAAACATTTCTGCAACTCATGAGGAAATACATCCGACTGGGATATTAAGTGTTATCGCTAATCTTACGCCGTGGTCTAATCACAATCAGAGTCCACGTAATATGTACCAATGCCAG ATGGCAAAACAAACTATGGGTTTTTCGGCTCAAGCAATCAAATTCCGTACAGATCAAAAGGCATACCATCTTCAG ACTCCTCAAAGTCCAATTGTGCGCACACGTTCCTACACCAAGTATTGTGTCGATGAATATCCCTCTGGGACCAATGCAATTGTAGCAGTTCTGGCTTATACCGG ATATGATATGGAAGATGCCATGATTTTAAACAAATCTTCTGTTGATCGTGGAATGTGTCATGCCCAGATATATCAG ACAGAGACTATTGATTTGGCTGAAGAAAGTAGCAGATCTGATCGTTCAAGCAAAACTTTTCGAAGAAGTACTGTTGATCAATCATCGCATTCTTTGATTGATGTAGATGGACTCCCTTATGTTGGGCAG ATGATTCATCCTGAACAGCCATACTGCAGTGTTTACAATAGCACAAGTGGCACAATTTTTACTCAGAAAATGAAGGGTTCAGAAGCGTCATATGTTGATTATGTAGGCATTGATGGAAAGAACAAGAAAGAGCTTCAGAAG GTTAATATTCGGTTTCGGCGTCCAAGGAATCCTATTATTGGGGATAAATTCAGCAGCAGGCATGGGCAAAAAGGTGTTTGCTCTCGGTTGTGGCCAGATATTGATATGCCATTTTCTCATAATACTGGGATGCGTCCTGATCTTATCATCAATCCGCATGCATTTCCTTCAAGGATGACAATCGCAATGCTTTTAGAATCCATTGCTGCAAAG GGTGGCAGCTTGCATGGAAAGTTCGTTGATGCAACCCCATTTGAGGAATCACTCAAGGGCGCTGATGGAGAACATGGATCTGAGTCAAGTTCacttgttgatgaacttggttccATGTTAACAGCTCATGGATTTGATAAATATGGTACAGAAGTCTTGTATAGTGGAGTTTATGGAACAGAGCTAACATGTGAGATCTTTATTGGGCCTGTTTATTATCAAAGATTGCGACACATGGTTTCAGACAAATTTCAG GTTCGTTCAACTGGAAAAGTGGATCCGATGACACGACAGCCTATAAAAGGTAGAAAGTTTGGTGGAGGTGTTCGGTTTGGCGAAATGGAAAGAGATGCGATGCTTGCACATGGAGCTTCATATCTACTGCACGACAGGCTACATAAAAGCTCTGATTATCACATTGCTGATGTGTGTTCTCTCTGTGGAAGCCTTCTCTCTGCTACAATTATCGAACCACACAAACAGGTGgtgcaaaaaattaatggattACCTCCAGCAAGGGCTCCCAAAAAGGTTTACTGCCATTCTTGTAAGACCAGCAAAGGAATGGAAACGGTCGCCATGCCATATATTTTTCGATATCTAGCTGCGGAAATGGCTGCTATGAATATTAAGATGACCCTCAAACTAAGTAAAGGAGCAGGAGCTTGA